One stretch of Dehalococcoidia bacterium DNA includes these proteins:
- a CDS encoding HlyD family efflux transporter periplasmic adaptor subunit — protein sequence MTKQRKKWLITAIVVLIIGGLGIVVWQIFGKDDKNEGLVSGNGRIEAVEIDVAARTPGRVKDILVREGELVAAGQVVALMDTEVLEAERRQAEAQLKQAQSGVETARSQLVQRESEKEAALALVRQREAELSVARKRALRSSTLAAEAATSQQESDDDSARVQSAVATVSVARAQLAAAGATIVTARAGIAGALSAVEAVKATVDRIQADIKDSALKSPRDGRVQYRVVQPGEVVGGGGRVLSLVDLSDVYMTFFLPTAVVGRVALGTEVRLVLDAAPQYVIPARVSFVADMAQFTPKTVETASERQKLMFRVRAQIPPELLRKYITQVKTGLPGMAYIRLDSKAQWPAHLQVKAQ from the coding sequence ATAACAAAACAACGGAAGAAATGGTTGATCACAGCCATAGTGGTGCTGATTATTGGCGGCTTGGGTATAGTCGTCTGGCAAATATTTGGTAAGGATGACAAAAACGAAGGTCTGGTCAGCGGCAATGGACGCATTGAAGCAGTTGAGATCGACGTCGCCGCCAGAACACCCGGCCGGGTGAAGGATATTCTGGTGCGCGAAGGAGAGTTAGTCGCCGCAGGACAGGTCGTAGCGTTGATGGATACCGAAGTACTGGAAGCCGAGCGCCGGCAGGCCGAAGCACAACTGAAACAGGCGCAGAGCGGGGTTGAAACGGCGCGCAGTCAATTAGTCCAGCGTGAAAGTGAAAAAGAAGCGGCGCTGGCCCTGGTCAGACAGCGCGAAGCCGAACTTAGCGTTGCCCGAAAGCGCGCGCTTCGCTCATCAACTCTCGCTGCTGAGGCGGCGACGTCGCAACAGGAGTCTGATGATGACAGTGCGCGGGTCCAGAGCGCCGTTGCCACCGTCAGCGTAGCTCGCGCCCAACTTGCCGCCGCAGGCGCGACCATTGTAACGGCACGGGCCGGTATTGCCGGCGCGCTGTCGGCCGTTGAAGCCGTAAAGGCGACAGTCGACCGCATCCAGGCCGATATAAAAGACAGTGCGCTCAAGTCGCCCCGCGACGGGCGGGTGCAATACCGCGTAGTCCAGCCGGGTGAGGTGGTCGGCGGCGGCGGCCGGGTGTTGAGTCTGGTTGACTTGAGCGATGTCTATATGACCTTTTTCCTGCCCACAGCCGTAGTGGGGCGAGTCGCACTGGGCACCGAGGTGCGGCTGGTCCTTGATGCCGCTCCTCAGTATGTCATTCCGGCACGGGTGTCGTTTGTGGCCGATATGGCCCAGTTCACCCCGAAAACAGTGGAGACGGCCAGTGAACGCCAGAAGCTGATGTTTCGCGTCCGCGCCCAGATCCCCCCCGAGTTGCTCAGAAAGTATATCACCCAGGTTAAAACCGGATTGCCCGGCATGGCCTATATACGCCTTGATTCCAAAGCCCAGTGGCCGGCTCATTTGCAGGTGAAGGCACAATGA